A region from the Citrobacter koseri ATCC BAA-895 genome encodes:
- a CDS encoding MurR/RpiR family transcriptional regulator — translation MTSKPELFARIEKSFSQHTPSEKRVAGWLLAHAAQIPFETADGIARATGTSGITVGRYLRKLGFRNLEDAKASLRELPSVPYQPWGMNERLDSWQQQQRLPDRARQSLSLEIDAITHVYQLAQSETFLRIAQQLAHAEAVYVLGIQSTRGIANAFFSHLEYLRPKVSYSEGLSGSWVESLNSGFARPYVVITDTRAYSAAARQYCRVASERRIPLALITDVWCPWARDYAIDLLQVKTDTGHFWDSLAPVSCLFNLLLSGVVDQLGDTLAERLRTNRQLQQEFGQFEQ, via the coding sequence ATGACATCAAAACCTGAGTTATTTGCCCGAATTGAGAAGAGTTTTAGCCAGCATACGCCCAGCGAAAAGCGCGTTGCAGGCTGGCTGTTAGCGCACGCGGCGCAGATACCGTTTGAAACGGCAGACGGTATCGCCAGAGCGACAGGCACCAGCGGCATCACGGTAGGACGTTATTTACGGAAGCTTGGTTTTCGTAATCTTGAGGATGCCAAGGCCAGCCTGCGGGAACTGCCATCCGTGCCCTATCAGCCCTGGGGGATGAATGAACGCCTTGACTCCTGGCAACAGCAACAGCGACTGCCCGACAGAGCGCGTCAGTCGCTGTCGCTGGAAATTGATGCCATCACCCACGTCTATCAGCTGGCGCAAAGTGAAACGTTCTTGCGAATCGCTCAGCAACTGGCGCATGCGGAGGCCGTGTATGTTCTGGGGATTCAGTCCACGCGCGGCATTGCTAACGCCTTTTTCAGCCATCTGGAATACCTGCGGCCCAAAGTCAGTTATTCCGAAGGGCTATCCGGGAGCTGGGTCGAGTCGCTGAATTCCGGGTTCGCACGGCCATATGTGGTGATCACGGATACCCGCGCCTATTCCGCCGCTGCCCGTCAGTATTGTCGCGTTGCCAGCGAGCGGCGCATTCCGCTGGCGTTAATCACTGATGTCTGGTGTCCGTGGGCCAGAGACTACGCCATCGACTTATTGCAGGTAAAAACCGACACCGGGCACTTCTGGGATTCACTCGCCCCCGTGAGCTGCTTGTTCAACTTATTGCTGTCAGGCGTGGTGGATCAACTGGGCGATACGCTTGCTGAACGGCTGCGAACCAATCGCCAGCTGCAACAAGAGTTTGGTCAATTCGAACAATAA
- a CDS encoding methyl-accepting chemotaxis protein codes for MVWYPSRISTRLTIGGIALLAVTTLVIVAIMLWRGQPRVVEINSALIEETGQGLTRQLGTVLSRIEGETVSLSRLAEVLPNDESLYQHVVPHLIGEQNDSIITGGGIWPEPDAFTPGIERRSFFWARDAEGKLIFSDDYNVAGGSGYHNESWYLQAKGHSQNSCVWSDVYQDTISGVNMVTCSIPYQLAGKFAGVATTDIRLDNVATFMQQQGNSTGGYAFVVDKQGQILYFPQADHAQFKTFTDLVKASDWLAPVAGSLKTLNASADVATIPLAHDGILDGPSRVMLFPMADTGWIVGLVTPEERVVGLAKVMMKDVLEVLIPIMAILLVGSWLVVRRLISRLDDTRRALDDIAQGEGDLTRRLDVRGKDEISDIAQAFNLFVDKISAILITVRSSSVVVANNAVSLADSNMELSSRVTQQAAALEESASAMEQLNATVHQNTGNTQLADELSENTAQTANRCGDVMQGVISTMDNVSASSGRMVEIVAVIDSIAFQTNILALNAAVEAARAGDAGRGFAVVASEVRTLAQRSATAAQEIKALIDESVSHVDSSSQQIHNAGDRLGELVGNVRQVRQLMGEIRVAGEEQRKGVSEVTLAVTEMDSTVQQNASLIDDAAARTQVLKEEAEQLALLVSSFRLPEPTAA; via the coding sequence ATGGTCTGGTATCCATCACGCATTTCCACCCGTCTGACGATTGGGGGGATTGCGCTGCTTGCAGTGACCACGCTGGTTATTGTTGCCATTATGCTCTGGCGCGGTCAGCCGCGCGTTGTTGAGATCAACTCCGCCCTGATAGAGGAGACAGGGCAAGGACTGACTCGCCAGTTAGGTACTGTTTTATCGCGTATTGAAGGTGAAACGGTAAGCCTGTCGCGCCTTGCCGAAGTGCTGCCAAACGACGAATCGCTATACCAGCATGTCGTTCCGCATCTTATTGGCGAACAGAATGATTCCATCATTACCGGCGGCGGCATCTGGCCGGAGCCGGATGCCTTTACGCCCGGCATTGAACGACGCAGTTTCTTCTGGGCGCGTGATGCAGAAGGGAAATTGATCTTTTCCGACGACTACAACGTTGCCGGTGGAAGCGGTTATCATAACGAAAGCTGGTATCTCCAGGCGAAAGGGCACTCACAGAACAGTTGCGTCTGGTCTGATGTTTACCAGGATACGATTTCCGGGGTTAACATGGTGACCTGTAGCATTCCTTATCAACTGGCAGGGAAATTTGCCGGCGTCGCCACAACCGATATCCGACTGGATAACGTCGCCACCTTTATGCAACAGCAGGGGAACAGCACAGGCGGTTATGCCTTTGTGGTGGATAAACAGGGGCAAATCCTCTATTTCCCGCAGGCCGATCACGCGCAGTTTAAAACGTTTACTGACCTGGTCAAAGCCTCTGACTGGCTCGCCCCGGTAGCCGGATCGCTGAAAACGCTGAATGCCTCGGCCGATGTCGCCACCATTCCCCTTGCACACGACGGCATACTGGACGGGCCTTCCCGGGTGATGCTTTTCCCGATGGCGGATACCGGGTGGATCGTTGGGCTGGTGACGCCTGAAGAACGCGTTGTCGGACTGGCAAAAGTGATGATGAAGGATGTACTGGAAGTGCTGATTCCGATCATGGCCATTCTGCTGGTGGGTTCCTGGCTGGTGGTGCGCCGTCTTATCTCTCGTCTGGACGATACGCGTCGCGCGCTGGATGATATCGCCCAGGGTGAAGGCGACCTGACTCGCCGCCTGGACGTCCGGGGTAAAGATGAGATTTCCGATATTGCTCAGGCCTTTAACCTCTTTGTGGACAAAATATCCGCGATCCTGATTACCGTTCGCAGCAGTAGCGTGGTGGTTGCGAATAACGCCGTCAGTCTGGCTGACAGTAATATGGAGTTATCCTCCCGCGTAACGCAGCAGGCTGCCGCGCTGGAGGAAAGCGCGTCGGCGATGGAGCAATTAAATGCGACCGTTCATCAAAATACCGGGAATACACAGTTAGCCGATGAGCTTTCCGAAAACACGGCGCAAACGGCTAACCGCTGTGGCGATGTCATGCAGGGCGTGATTTCCACGATGGATAACGTCAGCGCGTCGTCCGGCAGGATGGTGGAAATTGTCGCCGTTATCGACAGCATCGCGTTTCAGACCAACATTCTCGCGCTGAATGCGGCGGTGGAAGCCGCACGAGCGGGTGATGCCGGTCGCGGATTTGCCGTCGTCGCCTCTGAAGTGCGCACGCTGGCACAACGCAGCGCCACTGCCGCGCAGGAGATCAAGGCGTTAATCGATGAGTCGGTCTCACACGTAGACAGCAGCAGTCAGCAGATCCATAACGCCGGGGATCGTCTTGGCGAGTTGGTCGGCAACGTACGTCAGGTCAGACAACTGATGGGTGAAATTCGCGTGGCGGGTGAAGAACAGCGTAAAGGTGTCTCTGAGGTTACGCTGGCAGTAACCGAAATGGACAGTACGGTTCAGCAGAACGCGTCGCTGATTGATGATGCCGCTGCGCGAACCCAGGTCCTGAAAGAGGAGGCTGAACAACTGGCGCTGCTGGTCTCTTCATTCAGATTGCCTGAACCCACTGCGGCATAA
- a CDS encoding helix-turn-helix domain-containing protein — translation MDLTLSSPAEIVTLLCDRLRKERQAKQMTQADVAARAGVGVNTVSNLEAGKNVGFENLVRVAVVLGYGDALKALFKPKIDSLDDILRYEKSATRQRVKRKNSDA, via the coding sequence ATGGATTTAACCCTTAGTTCTCCAGCCGAGATTGTTACGCTGCTGTGCGACCGGTTACGCAAAGAACGCCAGGCAAAACAGATGACTCAGGCTGACGTGGCCGCCCGGGCGGGAGTTGGCGTCAATACGGTTTCAAACCTTGAAGCAGGCAAAAATGTGGGCTTCGAGAATCTGGTCAGAGTAGCGGTGGTATTAGGTTATGGCGACGCGTTGAAAGCGCTGTTCAAGCCCAAAATTGATAGCCTGGATGATATCTTACGTTATGAGAAGAGCGCGACGCGTCAGCGGGTGAAGAGGAAAAATAGCGATGCCTGA
- a CDS encoding type II toxin-antitoxin system HipA family toxin, protein MPEQIDVFYEGWGERWLWGKLVSSTALTGRPVIAFEYSDEAVRKGFELSRLTLPLEGPRLRRDFPAHQLHLPGPVYDALPDGWGMLLMDRLFKRRGLNAARIGPLERLTWVGGNAMGAMTFQPVQAEAELTSQEEIPLVQLAAEVQEVLSGEGGEFLQKLLQMGGSPQGARPKALLYRDTVMSKFTTSPLAGAESWLVKFPARQEHAEVCAIEAIYSACLRKCGIQTPDVTYFALPEGQAAFATRRFDREQGMRVPMQSLAAFTGANYQTPGSLDYRSFLRATQICTNDIREKALAFERVVFNVVFNNRDDHPKNFAYLMSADGQWTLAPAYDVTYCDGPGGYHQMDVMGEALDIERKHLQALGEQEAELPATRVAEIIATICDVAATFSAIATDLYPGQITSDTLNYIQKQIDGNISRLKG, encoded by the coding sequence ATGCCTGAGCAGATAGACGTCTTCTATGAAGGATGGGGGGAACGATGGCTCTGGGGCAAGCTGGTCTCATCAACGGCATTGACCGGTCGGCCAGTCATCGCCTTTGAATACAGTGACGAGGCCGTTCGCAAAGGTTTTGAGCTGTCCCGCTTAACATTACCGCTTGAGGGGCCGCGATTACGCAGGGACTTTCCGGCTCATCAATTACATCTTCCGGGGCCGGTTTACGACGCTCTGCCTGATGGCTGGGGAATGTTGCTGATGGATCGCTTATTCAAACGCAGGGGACTCAATGCCGCCCGGATTGGCCCCCTGGAGCGGCTTACCTGGGTGGGCGGCAACGCAATGGGGGCAATGACATTCCAGCCGGTACAGGCTGAGGCCGAACTTACCTCGCAAGAAGAGATCCCGCTGGTGCAGCTGGCCGCAGAGGTGCAGGAGGTTCTGAGCGGAGAAGGCGGGGAGTTCCTGCAAAAATTATTGCAAATGGGCGGTTCACCACAGGGGGCACGGCCAAAAGCATTACTTTACCGTGACACTGTCATGTCAAAATTCACAACCTCGCCGTTAGCCGGCGCGGAAAGCTGGCTGGTCAAATTCCCGGCCAGACAGGAACATGCCGAGGTCTGCGCCATCGAAGCCATCTATTCAGCGTGTCTGCGCAAATGCGGCATCCAGACGCCTGACGTTACGTATTTCGCCTTGCCGGAAGGGCAAGCGGCATTCGCCACCCGCCGTTTTGATCGTGAACAAGGAATGCGCGTGCCCATGCAAAGTCTGGCCGCCTTCACTGGCGCGAATTACCAGACGCCTGGTTCGCTCGACTACCGAAGTTTTTTACGTGCGACGCAAATATGCACCAACGATATTCGGGAAAAAGCGCTTGCCTTCGAGCGAGTGGTCTTTAATGTCGTGTTCAACAACCGGGACGATCATCCTAAGAACTTCGCTTATTTGATGTCCGCAGATGGGCAATGGACCCTGGCGCCCGCCTATGATGTGACCTATTGCGATGGGCCTGGCGGCTATCATCAGATGGATGTGATGGGTGAAGCTCTGGATATTGAAAGAAAGCATCTTCAGGCGCTGGGTGAACAGGAAGCCGAATTGCCAGCCACCAGAGTCGCGGAGATCATCGCGACTATTTGCGACGTTGCGGCGACGTTCAGCGCAATTGCTACCGACCTCTACCCGGGGCAAATCACGAGCGATACGCTGAACTATATCCAAAAACAGATTGATGGGAATATCAGCCGCCTGAAGGGATGA
- a CDS encoding glycoside hydrolase family 10 protein, which produces MIISSRHARLVSKVKKRATLVASAFLLASCASKPPVSLVTPPSSATPAPSQKNQQPVRGIWLATVSRLDWPPVSSVNTSNAAVRVRQQQNALIEKLDKLKSLGINTVFFQVKPDGTALWPSKILPWSDMLTGKIGEDPGYDPLQFMLDEAHKRGMKVHAWFNPYRVSVNTKPATVAQLNATVTSNPASVFVLHRDWVRISGDRFVLDPGIPDVRDWITSIVAEVVTRYPIDGVQFDDYFYTETPGSTLNDNSTFARYGQAFASKADWRRHNTQLLIEQVSRTVKNLKPDVEFGVSPAGVWRNRSHDPAGSDTRGAAAYDESYADTRRWVQLGLLDYIAPQLYWPFARDAARYDVLAKWWADVVKPTNTHLYIGVALYKVGEPSKNEPDWMINGGVPELKKQLDLNESVSQIKGTILFRESYLDRPQTQQAVNYLKSRWGS; this is translated from the coding sequence ATGATCATCAGCTCTCGTCACGCTCGTCTTGTCAGCAAAGTAAAAAAACGGGCTACGCTTGTCGCCTCCGCGTTTTTACTTGCCAGTTGCGCCTCAAAACCTCCCGTTTCGCTGGTTACGCCCCCTTCTTCCGCGACGCCAGCCCCATCCCAGAAAAATCAGCAGCCGGTTCGTGGTATCTGGCTGGCAACCGTTTCGCGCCTTGACTGGCCTCCGGTCAGTTCCGTGAATACGAGTAATGCGGCGGTTCGGGTGCGTCAACAACAGAACGCGTTGATCGAAAAGCTGGATAAGCTAAAAAGTCTGGGAATCAATACCGTGTTTTTCCAGGTCAAGCCGGATGGAACGGCGCTCTGGCCGTCAAAAATTTTACCGTGGTCAGATATGCTGACCGGAAAGATTGGTGAAGATCCGGGCTACGATCCGCTACAGTTTATGCTTGATGAAGCGCATAAGCGGGGAATGAAAGTACACGCCTGGTTTAACCCCTACCGCGTATCAGTAAACACCAAACCAGCAACGGTAGCGCAGTTAAACGCGACGGTGACGTCAAATCCGGCGAGCGTGTTTGTGCTGCATCGCGACTGGGTGCGCATCTCTGGAGACCGTTTTGTTCTTGATCCCGGCATTCCTGACGTCCGGGACTGGATCACCAGTATCGTGGCGGAAGTAGTCACACGTTATCCCATCGATGGCGTACAGTTTGATGACTATTTCTATACCGAAACGCCAGGCTCCACGCTTAACGACAATTCGACCTTTGCCCGATATGGTCAGGCGTTTGCCTCAAAAGCGGACTGGCGGCGACACAATACGCAACTGCTGATTGAGCAGGTGTCCCGCACGGTCAAAAACCTGAAACCGGATGTTGAATTTGGCGTCAGCCCCGCTGGCGTATGGCGTAACCGCTCGCATGATCCGGCAGGTTCGGATACGAGGGGCGCGGCGGCGTATGATGAATCCTATGCCGATACTCGCCGCTGGGTGCAACTGGGATTACTGGATTACATTGCGCCGCAGCTCTACTGGCCCTTTGCGCGTGACGCGGCCCGTTATGATGTGCTGGCGAAATGGTGGGCGGATGTGGTGAAACCCACGAATACCCATCTCTATATTGGTGTGGCGTTGTATAAAGTCGGCGAACCGTCAAAGAATGAACCGGACTGGATGATTAATGGCGGCGTCCCGGAGCTTAAGAAGCAACTGGATCTGAATGAATCCGTCTCACAAATCAAAGGCACAATTCTGTTCAGAGAAAGCTATCTTGATCGGCCGCAAACCCAGCAAGCGGTGAACTATCTGAAAAGCCGGTGGGGAAGCTAA
- a CDS encoding MutS-related protein, translated as MRRTSTTSLQFITVLYASGRRHTPPSGDRAPAYFVDLNLDKIVDRIVQGREEYGISAFFYSPLECLEDILYRQEIIQDVTIHALYKALMAYSTDMKNIREISEEKTNRFYFYQQRRWELECILLYCQAVTALYERIAPLSLSSDGMINFRHYLHQYIESENFTGLYSTATMIRKSLEAVQYGLKIKGDAIIVERYHQEKNYSDEILDVFSKFKQHDVNVEVESRHHSFGMNHIEAQVLDCVARLFSAEFHQLDVFIDANKRYRDNTLDLFEREVQFYLAVVEYIEKFRQKGLPFCIPEVQRDEKAISAVAAFDLALAEVILEKKEKVVCNDFSFQKHERIFVISGPNQGGKTTFARMIGQLHFLALLGIYVPARQAKLFLTDTIFTHFEKSENIYNLRGKLYDDLVRIKAILDAATSHSLIIMNEIFTSTTSRDAIYLGTRVIKKIVMLDALCVCVTFIDELTALDPSIVSLMSTVEHNNAALRTYKITRKPADGIAWSTTLVIKHGLTYEQIKTRLNG; from the coding sequence ATGCGCCGTACCTCAACAACATCGCTGCAATTTATTACCGTTTTATATGCCTCTGGTCGTCGTCATACACCCCCTTCGGGCGATCGTGCTCCTGCATATTTTGTCGATCTGAATCTTGATAAAATCGTCGATCGCATTGTTCAGGGACGGGAAGAGTACGGCATCAGCGCTTTCTTTTATTCACCACTTGAATGTCTGGAGGATATCCTCTATCGACAGGAAATTATTCAGGATGTGACAATACATGCGCTCTATAAGGCGCTAATGGCATATTCCACAGATATGAAGAATATCAGGGAGATTTCAGAAGAAAAAACAAACCGGTTTTACTTCTATCAACAGCGGCGCTGGGAACTTGAGTGCATTTTGTTGTATTGCCAGGCCGTTACGGCGCTGTATGAGCGTATAGCGCCGCTGTCTTTGTCTTCCGACGGTATGATTAATTTCAGGCATTATCTTCATCAGTATATTGAGAGTGAAAATTTTACCGGGTTATATTCAACCGCCACTATGATAAGAAAAAGTCTGGAGGCGGTTCAGTACGGCCTGAAAATTAAAGGCGACGCCATTATTGTTGAACGGTATCACCAGGAGAAAAACTATAGCGATGAGATCCTCGATGTGTTCTCAAAGTTTAAGCAGCATGATGTGAATGTCGAGGTGGAGAGTAGACATCACAGCTTCGGGATGAACCATATTGAAGCACAAGTTCTGGATTGTGTTGCCAGACTATTTTCCGCCGAGTTTCATCAACTTGATGTGTTTATAGATGCCAACAAGCGCTACAGAGATAACACGCTGGATCTTTTTGAACGTGAAGTGCAGTTTTATCTGGCTGTTGTGGAATACATTGAAAAATTTCGGCAGAAAGGGCTGCCGTTTTGTATCCCGGAGGTACAACGAGATGAAAAAGCTATTTCGGCTGTTGCGGCTTTCGATCTCGCGCTTGCAGAGGTCATCCTTGAGAAAAAGGAGAAGGTTGTCTGCAATGATTTCAGCTTCCAGAAGCATGAACGTATTTTCGTCATATCGGGCCCCAACCAGGGCGGGAAAACCACCTTTGCCCGCATGATAGGGCAACTGCATTTTCTTGCCTTGCTGGGCATTTATGTCCCTGCCAGGCAGGCAAAGCTCTTTCTGACAGACACTATTTTTACGCATTTTGAGAAAAGCGAAAATATTTATAACCTCCGGGGAAAACTGTATGACGACCTGGTGAGAATAAAAGCGATCCTTGATGCTGCCACATCACACAGTTTGATTATCATGAATGAGATTTTTACGTCAACCACATCGCGGGACGCCATTTATCTGGGAACACGGGTAATCAAGAAAATAGTCATGCTCGATGCGCTTTGTGTCTGCGTAACGTTTATCGACGAGCTTACGGCATTAGACCCGTCCATCGTCAGCTTAATGAGTACGGTTGAGCATAATAATGCGGCATTAAGAACCTATAAAATCACCAGAAAACCGGCCGATGGTATCGCATGGTCAACGACGCTGGTGATAAAGCATGGGCTGACATATGAGCAGATAAAAACGAGGTTAAACGGATGA
- a CDS encoding MutS-related protein: MNAYLMYKDNDFIVDDNIPENIKFAMKDLELAVLFHALSDGDDFLYSVVRKACSVLLSGIPDIEYRQAILRDCLYNEDVIRTFYNVVVECLQMEKEKLHYGVFGHYPSAVLHQSLSFTQFLMTYLQKIKIIAQENIHHVESPGMVRLFSMLVQELNDDYMSTIERHLKQMTFKKGVLISARLGQGNQGKDYVLRRPNPPQKGWFRRLWTKRPAHYTVQLAARDENGFRALSDLKDEGLVLIANAMAQSTAHLLNFLKSLRTELGFYISCLNLAQALNKRNIPLCFPVPIYQRERHHVFEALFDPCLALTSDREIVSNTLRTDNKNTFIITGANQGGKSTFLRSIGLAQIMMQTGMFVSAECYSADLCRQIFTHYKCEEDSHMVSGKLDEELRRMSDIVDALQRDDLVLFNESFSATNSREGAEIIRGVVTALAESNVKLFFVTHTAEFACSFYQEDRQDTVYLCAERRDDGERTYKIAEGVPLDISYGEDLYRDVFDASPVYRNTGEDSER, translated from the coding sequence ATGAACGCATATCTGATGTATAAAGATAACGATTTTATCGTTGACGATAATATTCCAGAGAACATCAAATTTGCCATGAAAGATCTGGAACTGGCGGTGTTGTTTCATGCGTTGTCTGATGGAGATGATTTTCTTTATTCCGTCGTCAGGAAGGCATGTTCCGTGCTGCTATCGGGCATTCCTGACATTGAGTACAGGCAGGCTATTCTGCGGGATTGCCTGTATAACGAGGACGTTATCAGAACATTCTATAACGTGGTGGTTGAATGTCTGCAAATGGAAAAGGAGAAACTTCACTACGGCGTTTTTGGTCATTATCCTTCCGCTGTGCTGCATCAGTCTCTTTCGTTTACCCAATTCCTGATGACATATTTACAGAAAATAAAAATTATCGCACAAGAAAATATCCATCACGTTGAATCTCCGGGGATGGTTCGTCTTTTCTCGATGCTTGTTCAGGAGTTAAACGATGATTATATGAGCACTATTGAAAGACATCTGAAGCAGATGACTTTCAAAAAAGGCGTATTAATCAGCGCGCGATTAGGGCAGGGTAATCAGGGCAAAGACTATGTACTCAGGCGGCCCAATCCCCCGCAAAAAGGATGGTTTCGGCGTCTTTGGACAAAAAGGCCAGCGCATTACACCGTACAGCTAGCCGCGCGTGATGAAAATGGCTTCAGGGCATTAAGCGACTTAAAGGACGAAGGGCTCGTATTGATCGCCAACGCAATGGCGCAATCCACCGCGCATTTGCTTAATTTTCTAAAGTCACTGCGCACTGAATTAGGATTTTATATTTCATGCCTTAATCTTGCGCAGGCCTTAAACAAACGCAATATTCCACTGTGCTTTCCTGTCCCGATATATCAAAGAGAACGCCATCATGTGTTTGAGGCACTCTTTGATCCCTGCCTTGCACTGACATCGGATCGGGAAATCGTTAGCAACACATTAAGAACGGATAATAAAAATACTTTTATCATCACTGGCGCAAACCAGGGAGGGAAATCCACGTTTTTACGCAGTATCGGGCTGGCGCAGATAATGATGCAGACAGGGATGTTCGTTTCTGCTGAATGTTATAGCGCAGATCTTTGTCGGCAGATATTCACGCATTACAAATGTGAAGAAGACAGCCATATGGTCAGCGGAAAGCTGGATGAAGAGCTCCGACGAATGAGTGACATTGTTGATGCTCTACAACGTGATGACCTGGTGCTGTTTAACGAATCGTTCTCTGCAACAAACAGTCGGGAAGGGGCCGAAATCATCAGAGGCGTGGTAACCGCACTGGCAGAAAGCAACGTGAAGCTCTTTTTTGTTACGCATACTGCGGAATTTGCATGTTCGTTTTATCAGGAGGATCGCCAGGACACGGTATACCTGTGCGCCGAACGACGCGACGATGGAGAAAGGACATACAAAATAGCAGAAGGCGTGCCTCTGGATATCAGTTATGGCGAAGATCTGTACCGGGATGTTTTTGATGCCTCTCCCGTATACCGGAATACGGGAGAGGATTCAGAGCGTTAA
- the eno gene encoding phosphopyruvate hydratase: MSYEIERVIAREILDSRGNPTVEVEVSAIGGGVARASVPSGASTGSREAIERRDGDKSRFGGKGVLGAVQSINTEIDNALRGYDVRRQKDIDNRLITLDGTENKSRLGANAILGVSLAVARLAAQLSNIPLYRYLGGVGANLLPVPCMNIINGGVHARWQGADFQEFMIAPWGASSVREAIRWGSEVYQNLRQVLLEKGLSTGVGDEGGFAPAVSSNRQPLELIVEAIEKAGYKPGEDIVICMDPASSEFYSDGKYTLRSENAQFSAEEMTRYYERLVNEFPIVLIEDGLAEDDWAGWRILSDTLGNKIELVGDDLFVTNVKYIQRGIDENLANAALIKLNQIGTLSETIEAVQLCHDHHWGSFISHRSGETIDSFIADMTVGLRAGHLKTGAPSRGERIEKYNQLMRIEDELGDAAVFAGKSAFRKG, from the coding sequence ATGAGCTATGAAATTGAACGTGTGATCGCAAGAGAAATTCTGGACTCCCGAGGTAATCCGACCGTTGAAGTCGAAGTCTCCGCCATCGGCGGCGGTGTTGCGCGCGCGTCAGTCCCTTCCGGTGCCAGTACCGGTTCGCGCGAAGCCATTGAGCGCCGTGATGGAGATAAGTCGCGTTTTGGCGGCAAAGGTGTATTGGGCGCGGTTCAGAGTATCAATACTGAAATCGATAATGCGCTGCGGGGATATGATGTCCGCCGCCAGAAAGATATCGATAACCGCCTGATAACTCTTGATGGTACGGAAAATAAAAGTCGTCTCGGGGCTAATGCTATTCTCGGGGTATCGCTTGCCGTGGCGCGTCTGGCCGCGCAGCTATCAAACATTCCGCTGTATCGTTACCTCGGCGGCGTTGGCGCTAACCTCCTCCCGGTTCCTTGTATGAATATCATCAATGGCGGCGTTCACGCTCGCTGGCAAGGCGCCGATTTTCAGGAGTTCATGATTGCTCCCTGGGGCGCAAGCTCTGTTCGGGAAGCCATTCGCTGGGGTAGCGAGGTGTATCAGAATTTACGTCAGGTCTTACTGGAGAAAGGCTTGTCTACTGGCGTGGGTGATGAAGGTGGATTCGCGCCAGCCGTTTCGTCAAACCGGCAACCGCTGGAATTGATTGTCGAAGCGATCGAAAAAGCCGGTTATAAACCTGGCGAGGATATTGTTATTTGCATGGACCCTGCATCCAGCGAATTTTATTCAGACGGAAAATACACCCTGCGCAGCGAAAATGCGCAATTCAGTGCGGAAGAGATGACGCGCTATTATGAGCGGCTGGTCAACGAATTCCCCATTGTTCTGATCGAAGATGGCCTGGCCGAAGATGACTGGGCTGGCTGGCGAATTCTGAGCGATACGCTTGGCAATAAGATTGAACTGGTGGGTGACGATCTTTTTGTGACTAACGTAAAATATATCCAGCGAGGAATTGATGAAAATCTGGCGAATGCCGCACTGATCAAATTGAACCAGATTGGTACGTTAAGCGAGACAATCGAAGCGGTTCAATTGTGTCATGATCATCACTGGGGCAGCTTTATCTCACACCGTAGCGGAGAAACAATAGACAGTTTCATTGCTGATATGACGGTAGGCTTACGCGCCGGACACCTCAAAACGGGAGCGCCAAGCCGTGGAGAACGCATCGAGAAATACAATCAGCTAATGCGTATTGAAGATGAACTTGGCGATGCCGCCGTTTTCGCCGGTAAATCTGCCTTCAGAAAAGGTTAA
- a CDS encoding universal stress protein, producing MHMYKHALLLVQNEIDGVLLLHHAERLAKEMGTQITLGHISSDYRELDYTSDALTRDRQSHEVIEAKAMLSRLAESSSIHVQVKSIISIQRFKDVEAVIQHEDIDLVMLGHKNRLFGVFSSFSFEFINHLSVDVLIKHISTP from the coding sequence ATGCATATGTACAAACACGCATTATTACTGGTCCAGAATGAAATCGATGGTGTGCTGTTGCTGCACCATGCTGAACGTCTGGCAAAAGAAATGGGGACTCAGATCACCCTCGGGCATATCAGTTCTGATTACCGGGAGCTGGATTACACGAGTGATGCTTTAACCCGGGATCGGCAATCACATGAAGTGATCGAGGCCAAAGCGATGCTCAGTCGCCTGGCGGAATCCAGCAGTATTCATGTGCAAGTGAAATCAATTATCAGCATTCAACGTTTCAAAGATGTTGAAGCGGTTATCCAACATGAGGATATCGACCTGGTCATGCTGGGTCATAAGAATCGCCTGTTTGGGGTTTTTTCCTCGTTCTCTTTTGAGTTCATCAATCATCTCTCGGTTGATGTGCTGATTAAACATATATCCACTCCATAA